From a region of the Solanum stenotomum isolate F172 chromosome 2, ASM1918654v1, whole genome shotgun sequence genome:
- the LOC125856071 gene encoding uncharacterized protein LOC125856071 has product MSDKDEFNVAANIIVPIENPESSRSIADIQNKEKMAHMEQELEILREELRQVRDLAKLSATTFPTFKTPIYFLKADLPSADLPNQPELTQHAPTHGRVPPASPTAILGAHVAAPYETHVPPVYAARAPTFTMPAVVNVPYEVDQYEEMEKDARLKEDASINAQLQGLRKALKSLQVTRGTESLDYDELCIHPDIDLLVGYKPLKFDMFDGKGDPHAHLRAYCDKLVGVERNEKLRMKLFIQSLSGEALTWYTRQDPSKWRDWQEMAEDFMTRFRFNTEITADRFSLANIQKKPSENFQEYARRWRTEAARVQPPLDESELSKYFIRAQEGIYFDKMMSMMGQKFAELVKMGDFIEECVKSGKIQSMVALQAAMYNTQPHYNPPRAPAYQNPPRPYVPVQAPIHQNRPAYAPRPRPNPETRNARAYTPIVEPYAQLFERLRTARVLQPVEGKLPDPIPHNFDGNKRCAYHSGVQRHDTEDCYGLKNQIESLIRRGVIKCTLAPPNVNNNPLPNHENLEVNMVTLDDEYGTPDYPNIDEADAMTSSAQPVIIVQLREPLTVQTYLPRVVVTTLIAKKPEYDTKAVPWDYRASAKGKMIDTAVA; this is encoded by the exons ATGAGTGATAAAGACGAGTTCAACGTTGCCGCAAACATAATAGTACCTATTGAGAACCCCGAAAGTTCTCGAAGTATAGCTGACATTCAAAATAAGGAGAAAATGGCTCACATGGAACAAGAACTCGAGATCTTGAGGGAAGAATTGCGTCAAGTGCGAGACTTAGCCAAACTATCTGCGACCACTTTCCCTACTTTTAAGACACCTATCTACTTCCTAAAGGCTGACTTGCCTTCTGCTGACTTACCAAATCAGCCAGAACTGACTCAACACGCTCCTACTCATGGTCGAGTTCCACCAGCTTCTCCAACCGCG ATACTTGGGGCACATGTCGCCGCTCCCTATGAGACACATGTTCCACCCGTATATGCCGCTAGGGCTCCTACCTTCACTATGCCAGCTGTGGTTAATGTCCCATACGAGGTCGATCAATAtgaagaaatggagaaagaTGCTCGGCTGAAAGAAGATGCATCTATAAATGCCCAGCTTCAGGGCCTAAGAAAAGCATTGAAAAGCTTACAAGTCACTAGAGGGACAGAGAGTTTGGattatgatgaattgtgcaTCCATCCAGACATTGACCTGCTGGTAGGGTACAAACCACTGAAGTTTGACATGTTTGACGGAAAGGGTGATCCTCACGCACATTTAAGGGCATACTGTGACAAGTTAGTCGGTGTAGAGAGAAATGAGAAGTTGAGGATGAAGTTGTTCATTCAGAGTCTGTCTGGAGAAGCATTAACTTGGTATACCCGCCAAGACCCTAGCAAATGGCGTGACTGGCAGGAAATGGCCGAGGACTTCATGACTCGTTTCAGATTCAATACTGAAATTACTGCTGACAGATTCTCATTGGCCAATATACAGAAGAAGCCATCTGAGAATTTCCAGGAATATGCACGACGTTGGAGAACTGAGGCCGCGAGGGTGCAACCACCACTAGATGAGAGTGAGCTCTCGAAGTACTTTATTCGAGCTCAAGAAGGTATCTACTTTGACAAGATGATGTCAATGATGGGTCAGAAGTTTGCAGAATTAGTCAAGATGGGAGACTTTATAGAGGAATGTGTTAAATCTGGGAAGATTCAGTCTATGGTCGCATTGCAAGCTGCAA TGTATAATACCCAACCACACTATAACCCACCCCGAGCACCAGCATACCAAAACCCTCCAAGACCATATGTCCCTGTCCAAGCACCAATTCACCAAAATAGACCAGCATATGCACCGAGACCACGTCCAAATCCTGAAACTAGAAATGCTCGCGCTTACACACCGATTGTTGAACCCTATGCTCAATTGTTTGAGAGGTTGAGGACAGCGAGAGTGCTGCAACCAGTTGAAGGAAAACTTCCTGATCCAATCCCTCATAATTTTGATGGGAACAAGAGATGTGCTTACCACTCGGGAGTCCAGAGACACGACACAGAAGATTGTTATGGTTTGAAGAACCAGATCGAGTCTTTGATCAGGAGAGGAGTAATCAAATGCACTCTGGCACCTCCCAATGTGAACAACAATCCCTTGCCAAACCATGAGAATTTGGAAGTCAACATGGTTACTCTGGATGACGAATATGGGACCCCCGACTATCCAAACATAGATGAAGCGGATGCCATGACATCTTCGGCGCAACCTGTTATCATTGTTCAACTAAGGGAACCTCTGACTGTCCAAACATATCTCCCAAGAGTTGTAGTGACCACTCTAATTGCTAAGAAGCCTGAGTATGACACCAAAGCAGTCCCTTGGGACTATCGAGCAAGTGCCAAGGGCAAGATGATCGACACTGCCGTGGCTTAA